In Natator depressus isolate rNatDep1 chromosome 9, rNatDep2.hap1, whole genome shotgun sequence, a single genomic region encodes these proteins:
- the P2RY14 gene encoding P2Y purinoceptor 14 codes for MSNSSVNISGNNCTYNSTVTTHVIPLAYGFIFIGGILLNGVAAWIFLHVPSKKSFVVYLKNIVAADLLMSLTFPFKILSDAEIGPWQLNVIVCRYSAVIFYLNMYVGITFFGLIGFDRYYKIVKPLLTSFVHTVNYSKIISVAIWALLMFLSLPNIILTNQSPTEKNSKKCVNLKSELGLQWHKASSYICLGIFWTVFLLLIIFYSAISRKIYSSYRKFRRNSTVTREKINRNIFSIMFVFIICFVPYHLCRLPYTLSQTGSQFSCQSSKNLFYAKEFTLLLSAANVCLDPIIYFFLCKPFRETLYQQLHLKLTTSGEIENSRSRRSNTT; via the coding sequence TCAACAGTAACTACTCATGTCATTCCACTGGCTTATGGATTCATTTTCATAGGAGGAATCCTGCTAAATGGTGTAGCAGCATGGATTTTCCTACATGTTCCAAGCAAGAAAAGCTTTGTCGTTTATCTCAAGAACATTGTTGCTGCCGACCTTCTTATGAGCCTGACTTTCCCCTTCAAAATTCTTAGTGATGCGGAAATTGGGCCTTGGCAGCTCAACGTTATTGTCTGCCGATATTCTGCTGTTATTTTTTACCTAAATATGTATGTTGGAATAACATTTTTTGGCCTCATAGGGTTTGACAGATACTACAAAATTGTAAAGCCTCTGCTTACCTCCTTTGTTCACACAGTTAATTACAGCAAGATTATCTCTGTAGCCATATGGGCATTGCTCATGTTTTTATCACTGCCAAATATTATTTTAACTAACCAAAGTCCTACAGAGAAGAATTCCAAAAAGTGTGTAAATCTTAAAAGTGAGCTTGGACTACAATGGCATAAGGCTTCAAGCTATATTTGCCTAGGAATTTTCTGGACTGTGTTTCTTCTGTTaatcattttttacagtgcaatatCAAGAAAAATATATAGTTCCTACAGAAAGTTCAGGAGAAATTCAACAGTAACTAGGGAAAAAATCAATCGCAATATATTCAGCATCATGTTTGTATTTATCATTTGTTTTGTGCCATATCATCTTTGCAGACTTCCATACACATTAAGTCAAACTGGGTCTCAGTTCTCCTGTCAGTCAAGCAAAAATCTGTTCTATGCAAAAGAATTTACTCTGTTACTGTCCGCTGCAAATGTGTGCCTTGACCCCATTATTTATTTCTTTCTCTGCAAGCCCTTTAGAGAAACGTTATACCAACAACTGCATCTCAAGCTGACAACTTCGGGTGAAATAGAAAACTCTAGATCCAGAAGGTCAAACACTACATGA